In a genomic window of Candidatus Avedoeria danica:
- a CDS encoding type II toxin-antitoxin system death-on-curing family toxin, translating to MHEEMLREHGGSPGVRAGGDDLIESALMRPQQRLAYEPDSDLPALAASYLFGLAMNHGYVDGNKRVAFAAAATFLVWNGLQLTASEPDAYDIVIGMIDGQYSEGAIADWFRLNSESRS from the coding sequence ATGCATGAGGAAATGCTTCGCGAGCATGGCGGCTCACCCGGTGTTCGCGCTGGCGGCGATGACTTGATCGAGTCCGCGCTCATGCGCCCGCAACAACGTCTCGCGTACGAACCGGACTCCGATCTTCCGGCCCTGGCCGCCTCTTACTTGTTTGGCCTCGCCATGAATCACGGCTATGTCGACGGAAACAAGCGGGTGGCTTTCGCCGCGGCGGCGACGTTTCTCGTCTGGAACGGTCTGCAGCTCACGGCGTCGGAACCGGATGCGTATGACATCGTCATCGGGATGATCGATGGACAATACTCCGAAGGCGCCATCGC
- a CDS encoding AbrB/MazE/SpoVT family DNA-binding domain-containing protein, producing the protein MVREITLRQAGGSVTATLPKDMADRLHVKPGDTIFAIETDGGVLLTPYDPAFSDAIKAFDHVRRQYRNTLKRLAE; encoded by the coding sequence ATGGTACGGGAGATCACGTTGCGGCAGGCTGGCGGGTCGGTTACGGCCACGCTTCCCAAGGACATGGCGGATCGACTTCACGTTAAGCCTGGAGACACCATCTTCGCGATCGAGACGGATGGAGGCGTCCTCCTCACTCCATACGACCCTGCGTTCAGCGACGCAATCAAGGCGTTCGATCACGTTCGGCGGCAATACAGGAACACGTTGAAGCGCCTTGCGGAGTAG